A stretch of DNA from Paenibacillus albus:
AGCGATAAAACGCGCTCCAAAGTAAAGAAAGTCATGGATGAGCTCGGCTATGTACCCAACCAGATGGCGCGCAGCCTCGTCCTTCAGCAGACGCGCATTCTGTTTCTGCTTATCACTGACATTATGAATCCTTTCTATACAACGCTTGCGCGCGGCGCCGAGGATGCCGCGCGCAAGAACGGCTACCGGCTGCTGTTCGGCAATAGCGACGAGAGCGTGGAGAAGGAAGGCGAATACATCAACACGATTCTGACGACTCGCGTTGATGGTGCGCTGCTTGCGCCTGCGGGCGACCCGTCGCATCCTCACCTGGAGCAGCTGCGCAAGCATGGCGTGCCGTTCGTGCTGCTTGACCGCGAAGTGCCGGGCATTGCATGCGACATCGTGCTCGGAGACAGCCGGGACGGTGCGCGCCGATTGGTCGAATATTTGGTGGAGCAGGGCCACCGGCATATCGCGCTCGTGAACGGATCGGCGTCGATCAGCAGCGCTCGCCTGCGGCTTGCCGGCTTTCAGGAAGCGATGAAGCTTAGCGATCTTACGTTCGATGAACGTTATGTGCATGAGACCAGCTTCGGCCCTGAGCTGGACATGGATGCCATGGCACAGTGGGTTGCTTCGATGGACCCGCTTCCTACCGCCATTATGGCGGGCAACAACGTGCTGGCCGTTATGATTATTAAGTTGCTGCGTGCCAGGGGCTTGCGGATTCCCGAAGATATTTCGATTGTTTGCTTCGATGATT
This window harbors:
- a CDS encoding LacI family DNA-binding transcriptional regulator translates to MVTIYDIAAQANVSAMTVSRVINNTGKISDKTRSKVKKVMDELGYVPNQMARSLVLQQTRILFLLITDIMNPFYTTLARGAEDAARKNGYRLLFGNSDESVEKEGEYINTILTTRVDGALLAPAGDPSHPHLEQLRKHGVPFVLLDREVPGIACDIVLGDSRDGARRLVEYLVEQGHRHIALVNGSASISSARLRLAGFQEAMKLSDLTFDERYVHETSFGPELDMDAMAQWVASMDPLPTAIMAGNNVLAVMIIKLLRARGLRIPEDISIVCFDDFGLYSEMDPFITVAAQQAYQFGYLGMQLLIDRIGERETPEKTVWKKVVLPPELIVRRSVKRLDE